The genome window CAACTCCTAGCTAGGAGAGGAAGAAGAGTACAAGGAAGAGACTGTGGCAAGCACAGCACAGTGGATACACACCTAGCTTGGCCGGTACAGAGCACCGTGCTTGCTTGTCCATTTCCGTCACAGCTAGCGCTTGCCCAGGTCCCCCACCTTATCAACAACAACTGTGCCCCTCCTGCCCCCGCTCGCCGCGAGAGCTCCCGTCCCGACGACCTTCCCTCCTGTAGCACTCTACAGTCTACACCAAGCAGCAGCGTCTCCTGTTGCATGTTGCACTGCACCTATCTACGACGTCCGTTCCCAGTGCTTTGCTCACCGACACCGTATCTTATGAGCAAGGAGCCCTGCTGCTCCCATCACCTTCATCAAGCCAAGCGTGTGTCCTCTGTCCTCTCCCAGCTGCGAGCTCCGACCCCCGGCACCATGTGAGCGGTTCCTTCTCATTCAAGCTCAACCTTGTCTCCGGGTtcttgcttgcttgcttgcttgctaacaccgctgcctAGCAGGTCCGACAGCAGCGACTTCGCCGAGCTGCTATGGGAGAACGGCCAGGCGGTGGTGCACGCGCGGACGAGGAAACACCCGCCCCAGCAGGCCGCCTTCCCGCCCTTCACCTTCACCTGCAGCAGCAGAGCTCAACAAAGGCAGCCGGTGCCGCCGCTGCTCAAGACGGGAGGAGGTCTCTTTGCCGACTTCTCCTCGGCCACCGCCGGCCTAGACGCCCCCCGTGACAACGCCGACCTCGACGACACCGTGCCGTGGATCCACTACCCCATCCCCATCGTCGACGAAGCCAGTCCCGCCGCGCCTGCCCTGGCAGATAGCTTCATCCCAGATTTCTTCTCGGAGCTGCatgcggcggcggcgacgacgagcCTCGGCCctctgccaccaccaccaccaccaccaccagcagtcCAGCACACCGGCGACGACAACGACAACCGGAGCACCCCGGTTCCCAATCCCACCACCGGCAGAGGACCAGAGCCCTCAAAGGAAACCCACCGCGCACCAGTACCAGGTCCAGCCGGCAGGCCTGAGCCACAACCACAAGCTGAGCTCGCGCCCGCCAGGAAGCCTCGGCAGGAGAGCGGCGGCGGGGAGGCTTTGATGAACTTCTCCATCTTCTCTAGGCCGGCAGCCATGGCGCGTGCCAGCCTGCGGCAGAGGCCGCCACAGACAGGCACCGACAAGGCGTCCAATGCCACCACGAGCACCCGCGTGGAGTCGACGGTGCTACAGTCGGCCAGTGCCAGTGGGCCGAGAACTGCAGCTGCCCCCGCCGTGTTCGTGGACCAGAGGACGGCGTGGCCGTCGCAGCAGCCCAAGGAGGTGCGGTTTCCATGCGCAGCAGCAGCGCCACCGCCGACGCCGACGGCTGGTAACCTGCAGCAAGAAAGACCTAGCAACAACAACATGACTCCTCCGCAGAAAGAAGTAGAGACCAGGAAGGCGTCAGAGGCTGCGGGCGCCACCGCCACCTCATCGGTCTGCTCCGGCAATGGTGCTGGGACAGGAAAGGACGACGAGTCCTGGCGCCAACAGAAGAGGAAGACCCTGCAGGCCGAGTGTTCCGCGAGTCAAGATGATGTAAGCAGAGGATGTGAAGATATCGCACACCTTGGACACTGGAGTATCTAACACTGGTTCTCTTCTCTTCAGGATCCTGACGATGAGTCCGGTGGGATGAGAAGATCGTGCAGCAGAGGTGCGAAGCGCAGCCGCACCGCGGAGGTGCACAACCTGTCCGAAAGGGTAAGTCCCATGCCAATATGCCATGCGATCGATCTCGAGCTGGAGCCTGGAGCTGTGCACTTGAACTCACCGCACTGTAatgcatgcaatgcaatgcaacaaCAAACCTGCAGAGGAGAAGGGACAGGATCAATGAAAAAATGCGTGCCCTGCAAGAGCTCATCCCCAACTGCAACAAGGTATGAAATGTAGATGGTAGATGGAACTGGTAGCAATAAACAGATGTATCGTCTCATCATCTCTCTCATTGCGCGCAGATTGAcaaggcctccatgctggacgaagcGATCGAGTACCTCAAAACCCTCCAGCTTCAAGTGCAGGTACACTGACTAAAACTCGAAATGTAGCATGGTTCTTCTTCCATATAGATCGATGCACTGACAAGATATATGGTGGTTCTCTTTGATGCACTGACACATCACACAGATGATGTCCATGGGAAGTGGGCTGTGCATTCCTCCCATGCTGCTGCCACCAGCCATGCAGCACCTGCAGATTCCTCCGGCTGCTGCTCACTTCCCTCATCTCGGCATGGGATTGGGTTACGGGATGGGTGTCCTCGATATGAacagcgcggcggcggcggcggcggcggttccatTTCCGCACATGCCCGGTGCTCACTTCCCTTGCCCGATGATCCCAGGCGCGCCACTACCACGGGGTCTCGGAATCGGAATGCCTGCCAGAAACACGATGCCGGTGTTCGGAGTCCCTCCTGGGCAACCAATCCAGCCACCATTCCCATCTTTGGCGGGCCTTCCTGTCAGGCCAAACCTGGCACCTCCTCACGCCTCCTCAGCCGCCATGGCTAACATGGTGCAggagcaacagcagcagcagcagcatcagaGCCTGAATAATGGagcatcaacagcagcagcaacagcatcaGATCCTCAGACTATCGTGCAGGTAGCGTTTCACAAATAGTGTATATAAAAATAGCTGAAAAGATCTTCGCCTGGATCTCTTATATCCAAATTTCACAATGGTTCCAGGCTGAGAGACAGCATTTTAGTGTGCCCTCTTCAGCACAAACCGAGAGCGATCAGTTTTTGGATGGTGGTGGCAACAGGGCTATTTGTACAGGAAGAAATGAGGCTGAAACATGAAAAACACTCAGCAGGTGAGTCTCTGTGTGTGTGTGACCtgactcaatgcaaaacttgacacAAATCATTGAATTTGGCACAAAATATTCGTATCCTAATAGAGAACATGGCTCATGACTTTTCAGGTCTCGACTAACAGGCTGCAGATGTGAATATCAGCGCCAACTCATCCTGGAAAAGAGCCTAACGAGTTTCAAGATCCACGAAGCAGATCCGTCAGTTGAAAAGAGTCCAATCAATCAAGACAGGGCCATGACAGGACGTCTAGCTTTAGCGAGCTAAGATGCTCCTAAGTTTTGTGTCAAATGTAGATGGTAGATGGAACCTGGTTACAAGAAACATTTCTTGGCAGCCGgtgctttttttctttttttttgggaTTCACTGAAGTTTTCTTGGATCAGTATGTCTTATTTCCTCAGGCATTCAGTGATCATATGCACAAAGATATTTGTGTCCATATACTGGCTCTGCTTTAACTATATCTCTTTGCAAATAATAACGAGCTAGCTAACAATTGTTCAAAGCTGCATGCTTAAGCAGATATGTAACCACATTATTCTGCAGATGTATGCATAGGGCCAAAAGAGCACGTACTAATATGAAAGTTTTGCCAATTTGCAGTAGAGATACCATAGTTAAATATCATTTGAACATCAAGAAGCAGAAATAAATTAATTCAAACAGATGATCTGTATAGTCAATATACCTTTATCCGAAGTTATGTTCTAGATTGCTTAGTTTgccacacacacacaaaaaaaaacaATAAAATAGAAGTCCATATGCTGGTCAATCAGAGTATTACTTTAAAAGGTATGTAGTCGGAATTTGAACTCAAGCTACTGGAGAGATGTCTTTAAAAATGGAGCTTCCGGACAGCGTGCAAAAAAAGCTCAATCATAAATATATTTTACTTACGTTTGATTACATGTTAGCGTCAGCATGTTGACTTCAATCCATCAAGTGTCACCTTTGCTAGGCCATCAGGAAACAAGCATTAAATTATTAGTCATGATATAGATCGCGTATTATACTTAACAATACTATAATAAGTTCAGGACCCAGCATGCGGCAAGTACAATGCAAGAATGAAAAGACGGGACTAAATTTTTATCTGAAATGCTGCACTTGAGATAGTCTTAAAGTACGTACATCTTCTTCAACCTAGAAAAAGAAAGCATATATGCACATGACGGTGTACTACTAGTACAAGTTCATCTGCTCTGGCATTTTCAATATTATATTTTGCATTGCCCGCCCAATTAACACTCTACAGTAAACGGTGTAAGAGGATAAGGTAGTTATGGTATCTAACATTATTGTAGGTATAGGATAGGATTGCTTTTTCCCTACCTATTTTATTCCTGATTTGACATAACTTTGAAGACTGGTGTGGACAGGCATTTGATAGATTCATGCATGTGGATTGTGGAGAAAGCACAAGAGAAGTTCCCTCCAATAATTCAGGTCTTTTCATTCAGAGCTAGGAGTT of Zea mays cultivar B73 chromosome 8, Zm-B73-REFERENCE-NAM-5.0, whole genome shotgun sequence contains these proteins:
- the LOC100279991 gene encoding Transcription factor PHYTOCHROME INTERACTING FACTOR-LIKE 15, producing the protein MLHCTYLRRPFPVLCSPTPYLMSKEPCCSHHLHQAKRVSSVLSQLRAPTPGTMSDSSDFAELLWENGQAVVHARTRKHPPQQAAFPPFTFTCSSRAQQRQPVPPLLKTGGGLFADFSSATAGLDAPRDNADLDDTVPWIHYPIPIVDEASPAAPALADSFIPDFFSELHAAAATTSLGPLPPPPPPPPAVQHTGDDNDNRSTPVPNPTTGRGPEPSKETHRAPVPGPAGRPEPQPQAELAPARKPRQESGGGEALMNFSIFSRPAAMARASLRQRPPQTGTDKASNATTSTRVESTVLQSASASGPRTAAAPAVFVDQRTAWPSQQPKEVRFPCAAAAPPPTPTAGNLQQERPSNNNMTPPQKEVETRKASEAAGATATSSVCSGNGAGTGKDDESWRQQKRKTLQAECSASQDDDPDDESGGMRRSCSRGAKRSRTAEVHNLSERRRRDRINEKMRALQELIPNCNKIDKASMLDEAIEYLKTLQLQVQMMSMGSGLCIPPMLLPPAMQHLQIPPAAAHFPHLGMGLGYGMGVLDMNSAAAAAAAVPFPHMPGAHFPCPMIPGAPLPRGLGIGMPARNTMPVFGVPPGQPIQPPFPSLAGLPVRPNLAPPHASSAAMANMVQEQQQQQQHQSLNNGASTAAATASDPQTIVQAERQHFSVPSSAQTESDQFLDGGGNRAICTGRNEAET